Proteins co-encoded in one Streptomyces sp. JH34 genomic window:
- a CDS encoding MCE family protein, whose amino-acid sequence MSPALHGPGTRAVAGLGALVAAGVCFVLVATTTGLPSFSGIDQMPLPGGADLGDHPYEITAEFGDVLSLAPQSSVKVNDVAVGRVTKISLTPGSWTAKVTMRVNGKIKMPANAYAHLEQSSLLGEKYVQLSPPADGTAKGSLSDGDRIPLVRTNRNPEVEEVFGALSMLLNGGGIAQLKTITTELNKALAGQEPQIRSMLSRVDTLVTDLDTHKEDITDALDGVNRLAATLATRKQDVGTVLTGLSPGLKVLEKQRGSLLTMLRSLDTLSTVAVDTVNRSKADMIADLKALAPTLTALADSGQDLPDSLQVLLTYPFTDEVLRGVKGDYLNVYLDVTAVPGTQIIPALTPPATGTTQKAGSALPLPLPSVTASGTEGTR is encoded by the coding sequence ATGAGCCCCGCCCTGCACGGACCCGGCACGCGCGCCGTCGCGGGCCTCGGAGCCCTGGTGGCCGCCGGCGTCTGCTTCGTACTCGTCGCGACGACCACCGGCCTGCCGTCGTTCTCGGGCATCGACCAGATGCCGCTGCCCGGCGGCGCCGACCTCGGCGACCACCCGTACGAGATCACCGCCGAGTTCGGCGACGTCCTCAGCCTCGCCCCGCAGTCCTCCGTCAAGGTCAACGACGTGGCCGTGGGCCGGGTCACCAAGATCTCCCTCACCCCCGGCAGCTGGACGGCCAAGGTGACCATGCGCGTCAACGGGAAGATCAAGATGCCCGCCAACGCCTACGCCCACCTCGAACAGTCCAGCCTCCTCGGTGAGAAGTACGTCCAGCTCTCACCGCCCGCCGACGGAACGGCGAAGGGCTCGCTGTCCGACGGAGACCGCATCCCGCTCGTCCGCACCAACCGCAACCCCGAGGTCGAAGAGGTCTTCGGCGCCCTGTCGATGCTCCTCAACGGCGGCGGGATCGCCCAGCTGAAGACCATCACCACCGAGCTCAACAAGGCACTCGCCGGACAGGAACCCCAGATCCGCTCGATGCTGAGCCGCGTCGACACCCTCGTCACCGACCTGGACACCCACAAGGAGGACATCACCGATGCGCTCGACGGCGTCAACCGGCTGGCCGCCACACTCGCCACCCGTAAACAGGACGTGGGAACCGTGCTCACCGGCCTCAGCCCGGGCCTGAAGGTACTGGAGAAGCAGCGCGGATCGCTGCTCACCATGCTGCGCTCGCTCGACACGCTCTCCACCGTCGCCGTCGACACCGTCAACAGGAGCAAGGCGGACATGATCGCCGACCTCAAGGCCCTCGCCCCCACCCTGACGGCCCTCGCCGACTCGGGGCAGGACCTCCCCGACTCCCTGCAGGTGCTGCTCACCTACCCGTTCACGGACGAAGTGCTGCGCGGGGTGAAGGGCGACTACCTCAACGTCTACCTGGACGTCACCGCCGTGCCCGGCACGCAGATCATCCCGGCGCTCACCCCGCCGGCGACCGGCACCACGCAGAAGGCCGGCTCGGCGCTGCCGCTGCCGCTCCCGTCGGTCACCGCGTCCGGCACGGAGGGCACCCGCTGA
- a CDS encoding lytic transglycosylase domain-containing protein, whose amino-acid sequence MRFNGTMRRGLTGTATAVAAMAALTASQAPGLAGGPDDDMKTVASDDVVWTEVPNDDSYHTELPPLRSPEPPKGLNSGKKPSPAVVRTWAEAGIPATVLAAYRAAESSLRGSDPGCNLPWQLLAAIGKVESGHASGGRVDAAGTTLTPILGPILDGAGFANIPDTDGGAYDGDTRYDRAVGPMQFIPSTWAHWGKDGNGDGRKDPGNVQDAALAAGHYLCAGTRDLSSRADLDRAVLSYNHSDTYLRTVLSWLEFYRKGTHTVADGRGVVPRSPGAGSPHAPEAPVGGPGSPSDPGKGGGGIIVGPQPGGTPRPSTSPTVTPTPTPTDSGSPGPGGPPSPGPTDSGPTEPTPTPDPTTTPDPTTTPDPTTTPDPTTTPDPEPTTTDPGCPTAPTPTPDPADPTGEPCPTPAV is encoded by the coding sequence ATGAGGTTCAACGGAACGATGCGCCGCGGGCTCACCGGGACGGCCACCGCCGTGGCCGCCATGGCGGCGCTCACCGCGTCCCAGGCCCCCGGGCTCGCCGGCGGCCCCGACGACGACATGAAGACCGTGGCCTCGGACGACGTCGTCTGGACCGAGGTGCCGAACGACGACAGCTACCACACCGAGCTTCCGCCCCTGCGGTCGCCGGAGCCGCCCAAGGGCCTGAACAGCGGGAAGAAGCCGAGCCCGGCGGTCGTGCGGACATGGGCCGAGGCGGGGATCCCCGCCACCGTCCTGGCCGCCTACCGCGCAGCGGAGAGCTCCCTCCGCGGCAGCGACCCGGGATGCAACCTCCCCTGGCAGTTGCTCGCCGCGATCGGGAAGGTGGAGTCCGGCCACGCGAGCGGAGGACGGGTGGACGCCGCCGGCACCACGCTCACCCCGATCCTCGGCCCGATCCTCGACGGAGCCGGCTTCGCGAACATCCCCGACACCGACGGCGGTGCGTACGACGGGGACACCCGGTACGACCGCGCCGTCGGGCCCATGCAGTTCATCCCCTCCACCTGGGCGCACTGGGGCAAGGACGGCAACGGAGACGGACGCAAGGACCCCGGCAACGTCCAGGACGCGGCCCTCGCCGCCGGCCACTACCTCTGCGCGGGGACACGCGACCTGTCCTCACGGGCGGACCTGGACAGGGCGGTCCTCAGCTACAACCACTCCGACACCTACCTGCGCACGGTCCTGTCCTGGCTGGAGTTCTACCGCAAGGGCACCCACACCGTCGCCGACGGCAGGGGCGTCGTCCCGAGGAGCCCCGGAGCGGGCAGTCCCCACGCGCCTGAGGCCCCGGTCGGAGGCCCCGGCAGCCCGAGCGACCCCGGCAAGGGGGGCGGCGGGATCATCGTCGGCCCGCAGCCCGGCGGCACCCCGCGCCCCTCCACCTCACCCACCGTCACACCCACCCCCACGCCGACGGATTCCGGCAGCCCCGGCCCGGGAGGACCCCCGAGCCCCGGCCCGACGGACAGCGGCCCCACCGAGCCCACGCCGACCCCGGACCCCACCACCACACCGGACCCCACCACCACACCGGACCCGACCACGACGCCCGACCCGACCACGACGCCCGACCCGGAGCCCACGACCACCGATCCAGGCTGCCCCACCGCCCCCACCCCGACGCCCGACCCGGCCGACCCCACCGGTGAGCCCTGCCCCACTCCGGCCGTGTGA
- a CDS encoding MCE family protein: MRRIRIIGIGAGLAVVAVAVGSGVSAMDQDGTTVTAYFDRVTGVYPGSDLRILGVKVGTVEAVTPRGEEVRVTLRLDEGVDVPADAHAVVVAPTLVADRYVQLAPAYTGGARLRGGAVLPAANNATPIEVDQLYESITEISAALGPDGANADGALSGLLETGSKNLKGNGEAIGDSIEQFGKATKTLDKSSGNLFDTLSYLQTFTTVLKEKDGDVRAAEQQLNTVTGFLADDKENLSAALKELGTALGQVKSFIQKNRGALKKNVDLLVPLTRTLVDQRASLAESLDTLPLAADNVLNAYDPANRTLNGRTNLNELSMGGPLTEPGAGTAGLQGLAPVDTTRQKDLPALPLPAVGTVYGTPEDTGTTKKTGTGEKKEADR; this comes from the coding sequence ATGAGGCGCATCCGCATCATCGGTATCGGGGCCGGACTCGCGGTCGTGGCCGTGGCCGTCGGCTCGGGCGTGAGCGCCATGGACCAGGACGGCACCACCGTCACCGCCTACTTCGACCGGGTCACCGGTGTGTACCCGGGATCCGACCTGCGGATCCTCGGAGTGAAGGTGGGCACCGTCGAAGCGGTGACACCGCGCGGCGAGGAGGTCCGCGTCACCCTGCGGCTCGACGAGGGCGTCGACGTCCCCGCGGACGCGCACGCCGTCGTCGTCGCCCCCACCCTCGTGGCCGACCGGTACGTCCAGCTCGCTCCGGCCTACACCGGGGGAGCGCGGCTGAGGGGCGGCGCCGTCCTCCCCGCGGCGAACAACGCCACGCCCATCGAGGTGGACCAGCTCTACGAGTCGATCACGGAGATCTCCGCGGCGCTCGGCCCCGACGGTGCCAACGCCGACGGAGCCCTCTCCGGCCTCCTGGAGACCGGTTCCAAGAACCTCAAGGGCAACGGGGAGGCCATCGGTGACTCCATCGAGCAGTTCGGCAAGGCGACGAAGACGCTCGACAAGTCCAGCGGCAACCTCTTCGACACGCTGTCCTACCTGCAGACCTTCACCACCGTGCTCAAGGAGAAGGACGGTGACGTGCGGGCCGCGGAACAGCAACTCAACACGGTCACCGGCTTCCTGGCCGACGACAAGGAGAACCTCAGCGCGGCCCTGAAGGAACTGGGCACCGCGCTCGGCCAGGTCAAGAGCTTCATCCAGAAGAACCGGGGCGCGCTCAAGAAGAACGTGGACCTCCTGGTGCCCCTCACCCGGACCCTGGTCGACCAGCGCGCCTCGCTCGCCGAGTCGCTCGACACGCTGCCGCTCGCGGCGGACAACGTGCTCAACGCCTACGACCCGGCGAACCGCACCCTCAACGGGCGCACGAACCTCAACGAGCTGTCCATGGGCGGTCCGCTCACCGAACCCGGTGCGGGGACCGCGGGCCTCCAGGGGCTGGCCCCGGTGGACACCACCCGGCAGAAGGACCTGCCCGCCCTGCCGCTGCCCGCCGTCGGCACCGTCTACGGCACCCCGGAGGACACCGGGACCACGAAGAAGACCGGTACGGGCGAGAAGAAGGAGGCGGACCGATGA
- a CDS encoding MlaD family protein, translated as MITLATRLKNIAFLIIAVLVLGYLGARYADLGHYVGLRGYYTVKIQLPQTGGLFTHSNVTYRGVSVGRVGPIRLTDEGVEAELRIENDAPRIPDSLEAVVASLSAVGEQYVDLRPTREDGPFLENGSVIDQADTTVPAPVTDVLTSVNDLTASVDTEDLRTVVEEFGAAFEGRGDDLQVLLDTGGEFVDAADRALPTTTKLMADGETVLRTQAEQGEALKGFASGAEELAAELKGSDTDLRRLIAAAPGATAQISGLLRDLEPGFGVVVANLLTTSEVAVTRQRGLEELLVKVPAVAAAGASIIDEDGDARFGMSVTFFEPLPCTAGYGSTTYRPGKDLSAAPAVNTGARCASPPGSGVNVRGSANAPDGGGVPKPAKPGSLISGTEGSGLPGALGVAGDAGRPADGMAGLLGLGGGA; from the coding sequence ATGATCACCCTCGCCACCCGGCTCAAGAACATCGCCTTCCTGATCATCGCGGTACTCGTCCTCGGCTACCTGGGCGCCCGGTACGCCGACCTCGGCCACTACGTCGGACTGCGCGGCTACTACACCGTCAAGATCCAACTGCCGCAGACGGGCGGCCTGTTCACGCACTCCAACGTCACCTACCGGGGAGTCTCCGTCGGCCGGGTCGGCCCGATCCGGCTCACCGACGAGGGGGTCGAGGCCGAACTGCGCATCGAGAACGACGCGCCGCGCATCCCCGACAGCCTGGAAGCCGTGGTCGCCAGCCTCTCCGCGGTCGGCGAGCAGTACGTCGACCTGCGGCCCACCCGCGAGGACGGCCCGTTCCTGGAGAACGGCTCGGTCATCGACCAGGCCGACACCACCGTCCCCGCGCCCGTCACCGACGTCCTCACCAGCGTCAACGACCTCACCGCCTCCGTGGACACCGAAGACCTGCGCACCGTCGTCGAGGAGTTCGGCGCCGCGTTCGAAGGACGCGGTGACGACCTCCAGGTGCTGCTGGACACCGGCGGCGAGTTCGTCGACGCGGCCGACCGGGCACTGCCGACCACCACCAAGCTGATGGCGGACGGCGAGACCGTCCTGCGTACCCAGGCCGAACAGGGCGAGGCGCTCAAGGGATTCGCCTCCGGCGCCGAGGAGCTGGCCGCCGAACTGAAGGGTTCCGACACCGACCTGCGACGGCTGATCGCGGCGGCGCCCGGTGCCACCGCCCAGATCAGCGGGCTCCTGCGCGACCTCGAACCCGGCTTCGGAGTCGTCGTCGCCAACCTCCTCACCACCTCCGAGGTCGCCGTCACCCGGCAACGGGGCCTGGAGGAGCTGCTGGTGAAGGTACCCGCGGTCGCCGCGGCCGGGGCGAGCATCATCGACGAGGACGGAGACGCCCGCTTCGGGATGTCCGTCACCTTCTTCGAACCGCTGCCCTGCACCGCCGGATACGGCTCCACCACCTACCGGCCCGGCAAGGACCTCTCGGCCGCACCGGCGGTGAACACCGGTGCCCGCTGCGCCTCCCCGCCCGGCAGCGGCGTCAACGTGCGGGGCAGCGCCAACGCCCCCGACGGCGGCGGTGTGCCGAAGCCGGCGAAGCCCGGCTCGCTGATCTCCGGCACGGAGGGATCCGGACTCCCCGGAGCCCTCGGCGTCGCGGGAGACGCGGGACGCCCGGCCGACGGCATGGCCGGCCTGCTCGGCCTGGGAGGTGGCGCGTGA